A region of Mesorhizobium sp. M3A.F.Ca.ET.080.04.2.1 DNA encodes the following proteins:
- a CDS encoding mechanosensitive ion channel domain-containing protein, whose product MDVRDAIDRSLSWATGWFDYAATPWFVYQAAIVVTLFLAAKLAARRIEPLIEDRARQIKGHPGLLRVAIALLRRTDWILFTLLLLAALSLLRAFTWPSRSHLVHIALSLSLAWLVATVLSRIIRNRLVARILGWLTWIYAALVILGISDEAAAFLDGLAIPLGAVRLSALMVLKAALLLVATVWLAVVIGNYIDERVRVSEELTPSIRVLIGKVAKIGLVLVAGAVALSAVGLDLTALTVFSGAVGVGLAFGLQKVVSNFVSGVIILLDKSIKPGDTISLENTFGWIRELRARFVSVVTRDGREFLIPNEDFITQRVINWSFSDNLVRLDVNFGVSYDADPHKVSELAIEAAISVGRVEADRRPVCWLTDFGDSSLNFVLRFWIRDPQQGLTNVRGKVLLALWDTFKANGISIPYPHREIIMKPGGSG is encoded by the coding sequence ATGGATGTTCGCGACGCCATCGACAGATCGCTGTCCTGGGCCACCGGATGGTTCGACTATGCCGCCACGCCGTGGTTCGTCTATCAGGCTGCCATCGTCGTCACGCTGTTCCTGGCGGCAAAGCTCGCGGCGCGGCGGATCGAGCCGCTCATCGAGGATCGGGCGCGCCAGATCAAGGGTCATCCCGGACTGTTGAGGGTCGCGATCGCTCTATTGCGGCGCACCGACTGGATCCTGTTCACCCTCTTGCTGCTTGCCGCGCTCAGTCTTTTGCGCGCCTTCACCTGGCCAAGTCGGAGCCATCTCGTCCACATCGCGCTTTCGCTGTCGCTTGCCTGGCTGGTCGCGACGGTGCTGTCGCGGATCATCCGCAACCGCCTCGTCGCGCGCATTCTCGGATGGCTGACCTGGATCTATGCCGCGCTTGTCATCCTGGGCATCAGCGACGAGGCGGCGGCCTTCCTCGACGGCCTTGCGATCCCGCTCGGCGCGGTTCGCCTTTCGGCCCTCATGGTGCTGAAGGCGGCGCTGCTTCTGGTCGCGACCGTTTGGCTTGCGGTGGTCATCGGCAACTACATCGACGAGCGCGTCCGCGTCTCGGAGGAACTGACCCCCTCCATCCGTGTCCTTATAGGCAAGGTCGCCAAGATCGGCCTCGTGCTGGTGGCGGGCGCCGTCGCGCTTTCCGCCGTCGGTCTCGACCTGACTGCGCTGACGGTGTTTTCCGGCGCCGTTGGCGTCGGCCTCGCTTTCGGGCTGCAGAAAGTGGTCTCGAACTTCGTCTCCGGCGTCATCATCCTGCTCGACAAGTCGATCAAGCCGGGCGACACCATATCGCTCGAAAATACATTCGGCTGGATCCGCGAATTGCGGGCGCGCTTTGTCTCGGTGGTGACGCGCGACGGCCGCGAATTCCTGATCCCGAACGAGGATTTCATCACCCAGCGGGTCATCAACTGGTCGTTCAGCGACAACCTCGTGCGCCTCGACGTCAACTTCGGCGTCTCCTATGACGCCGACCCGCACAAGGTCAGCGAACTGGCCATAGAAGCCGCGATCAGCGTCGGCCGGGTCGAAGCCGACCGGCGGCCGGTCTGCTGGCTGACTGACTTCGGCGACTCCTCGCTGAACTTCGTCCTGCGCTTCTGGATTCGCGATCCTCAGCAGGGCCTGACCAACGTGCGCGGCAAGGTGCTGCTGGCGCTGTGGGACACGTTCAAGGCCAACGGCATAAGCATCCCCTATCCGCATCGCGAGATCATCATGAAGCCGGGCGGATCAGGATAG
- a CDS encoding FAD-dependent oxidoreductase, with the protein MNASDEQTRSLWMDVAVLPDAPRLDRNLTCDTAIIGAGIAGLSTAHELAVAGRKVVVIDRGRIAGGMTARTTAHLTPICDDGIDALIDLRGEAIAKLFQQSQQAAVDRVEALVGELGIDCDFRRLDGFLFPAKGMESKEARDRIEEQYEAARKAGAPVEPCQGIPLKGFETAPALRYPGQATFHPLKYLKRLAAAILDKGGLIFADTAVTGVEEHAGRVHLTSETGHVVEAASAVAATNAPTLNRFALHSKMAPYRTYAMAFGLPRDALPDALYWDLADPYHYVRLNPGPGSTDYLIVGGADHKSGEADDGHARFEAIEAWIRTLVPDLGKEVHRWSGQVLDTIDYCGFIGRNPGSENIYVATGDSGQGITHGVLAGMLLKDLIVGGANRWEEVYDPSRKTPTSIINFLTENATALKNFAEYLKPGEIDSAEELRPGQGGTLREGLHKLAVCRDLNGELHVNAAACTHLGCHLHWNSTEQCWDCPCHGSQFAPDGSVLNGPAVSPLKKATLSDKAHAA; encoded by the coding sequence ATGAACGCCAGTGATGAACAGACCAGGTCTCTATGGATGGATGTCGCGGTCCTGCCCGACGCACCGCGACTGGACCGGAACCTTACCTGCGACACCGCGATCATCGGGGCAGGCATTGCCGGACTTTCGACGGCCCATGAACTTGCCGTTGCGGGGAGGAAGGTCGTCGTCATCGATCGCGGAAGAATTGCGGGCGGCATGACCGCTCGCACCACCGCGCACCTGACTCCCATCTGCGATGACGGAATCGATGCGCTCATCGACTTGAGGGGCGAGGCCATCGCCAAGCTATTCCAGCAGAGCCAGCAAGCCGCGGTCGACAGGGTGGAGGCGTTGGTCGGCGAACTCGGCATCGACTGCGATTTTCGGCGGCTCGACGGCTTCCTGTTTCCCGCGAAAGGCATGGAAAGCAAGGAGGCCCGCGACCGCATCGAGGAGCAATATGAGGCGGCACGCAAGGCGGGCGCGCCGGTCGAACCGTGCCAAGGCATCCCCCTGAAGGGCTTCGAAACCGCGCCGGCGCTCCGCTATCCCGGCCAGGCAACGTTCCATCCGCTCAAATACCTGAAGCGACTCGCGGCGGCGATCCTTGACAAGGGCGGCCTCATCTTCGCCGACACCGCCGTCACCGGTGTGGAGGAGCACGCCGGTCGCGTCCACTTGACGTCAGAGACCGGTCATGTGGTGGAGGCGGCCAGCGCCGTGGCCGCCACCAACGCCCCTACCCTCAACCGCTTCGCGCTGCACAGCAAGATGGCGCCCTACCGAACCTATGCCATGGCCTTTGGCTTGCCTCGCGATGCGCTGCCGGACGCCCTCTATTGGGACCTGGCGGACCCTTATCACTATGTGCGGCTCAATCCTGGCCCTGGCTCCACGGACTATCTCATCGTCGGCGGCGCCGACCACAAATCTGGCGAAGCGGACGATGGGCATGCGCGGTTCGAAGCCATCGAGGCGTGGATCCGGACGCTTGTTCCCGATCTCGGCAAAGAGGTGCATCGCTGGTCCGGGCAGGTTCTGGACACCATCGACTATTGCGGATTCATAGGACGCAATCCCGGAAGCGAAAACATCTATGTGGCGACAGGAGACTCCGGTCAGGGGATCACCCACGGCGTACTCGCGGGGATGCTGCTCAAGGATCTGATCGTCGGCGGCGCCAATCGATGGGAGGAAGTCTATGATCCGTCCCGCAAGACCCCGACATCGATCATAAATTTCCTGACGGAGAATGCGACGGCGCTCAAGAATTTCGCCGAATACCTGAAACCCGGTGAAATCGACTCGGCCGAGGAACTGCGCCCCGGCCAAGGCGGCACGCTGCGCGAAGGGCTGCACAAGCTTGCCGTCTGCCGCGATCTCAATGGAGAGCTCCACGTCAACGCGGCGGCCTGCACGCATCTCGGCTGCCACCTTCACTGGAACTCCACGGAGCAGTGCTGGGATTGCCCGTGCCACGGCTCCCAGTTCGCGCCGGATGGGTCGGTTCTCAACGGACCAGCCGTTTCGCCGCTTAAGAAGGCGACGCTGTCCGACAAGGCGCATGCCGCCTGA
- the cyoD gene encoding cytochrome o ubiquinol oxidase subunit IV: MTDIDTRTEEQFDHRDSAPGEERITEHELAGGLSGYLLGYGLAILLTIASFLAAQTDLIYQPAVISALVVLAIAQMGVHLVFFLHLTTGPDNTNNLLALAFGVLIVALVVLGSVWIMAHLDLNMAPMSARQAGMMP; the protein is encoded by the coding sequence ATGACCGATATCGACACCCGGACCGAGGAGCAGTTCGACCATCGCGATTCAGCGCCGGGCGAAGAGCGCATCACCGAACACGAGCTGGCGGGCGGCCTTTCGGGCTATCTCCTCGGCTATGGCTTGGCGATCCTGCTGACCATCGCCTCCTTTCTTGCGGCGCAGACCGACCTCATCTACCAGCCGGCGGTGATCTCGGCGCTGGTGGTGCTGGCGATAGCGCAGATGGGGGTGCACCTCGTCTTCTTCCTGCATCTGACCACGGGACCTGACAACACCAACAACCTGCTCGCGCTCGCCTTCGGCGTTCTGATCGTCGCGCTGGTCGTGCTCGGCTCGGTGTGGATCATGGCTCATCTCGACCTCAACATGGCCCCGATGAGCGCCCGTCAGGCCGGGATGATGCCATAA
- the cyoA gene encoding ubiquinol oxidase subunit II produces MLAAATLCGCAQGVLDPQGPIAAGNRTILLNSLAVMLVIVIPTLVALLAFAWMFRASNRNARYDPEFTYSGRIELIVWSIPTLTILFLGGLIYYGSYHLDPRKPIASSQPPLDIQVVALDWKWLFLYPDQGVGTINQLVIPAGVPVHFKLTSASVMNTFFVPQLGSMIYVMNGMQTELHLQADHEGDYFGQSAHFSGDGFSDMNFRVRAVSADAFTSWASSLHGAGGVLNANTYRELAKQSINAPPASFGHVQPGLFDAVVRQTLPPGPGPAATAAGEPQMSPKAGTSEMPHQPAEGG; encoded by the coding sequence ATGCTGGCAGCCGCAACGCTCTGCGGTTGCGCGCAGGGCGTGCTCGACCCGCAGGGCCCGATCGCGGCGGGCAATCGCACGATCCTTCTCAATTCACTGGCGGTCATGCTGGTCATCGTCATCCCGACGCTGGTGGCGCTTCTTGCCTTTGCCTGGATGTTCCGCGCGTCGAACCGCAACGCACGCTACGATCCGGAATTCACCTATTCCGGCCGGATCGAGCTGATCGTCTGGTCGATCCCGACGCTCACCATCCTCTTTCTTGGCGGGCTTATCTATTACGGATCCTATCATCTCGATCCGCGAAAGCCGATCGCCTCCAGCCAGCCGCCGCTCGACATCCAGGTCGTGGCGCTCGACTGGAAATGGCTGTTCCTCTACCCAGACCAGGGCGTCGGAACGATCAACCAGCTCGTCATCCCCGCTGGGGTGCCGGTGCATTTCAAGCTGACTTCGGCCAGCGTGATGAATACCTTCTTCGTGCCGCAGCTCGGCAGCATGATCTACGTCATGAACGGCATGCAAACCGAATTGCATCTGCAGGCCGACCACGAGGGCGACTATTTCGGCCAGTCGGCGCATTTCAGCGGCGACGGCTTCTCGGACATGAATTTTCGGGTGCGGGCCGTCTCGGCCGATGCGTTTACCAGCTGGGCCTCTTCCTTGCATGGCGCAGGCGGTGTGCTCAATGCCAACACCTATCGCGAGCTGGCCAAGCAAAGCATCAATGCGCCGCCGGCTTCCTTCGGGCATGTGCAGCCCGGCTTGTTCGACGCGGTCGTGCGCCAGACGCTGCCGCCGGGTCCTGGACCGGCCGCAACCGCCGCCGGCGAGCCGCAGATGAGCCCGAAGGCGGGAACGTCCGAGATGCCCCACCAGCCGGCAGAAGGAGGATGA
- a CDS encoding cytochrome (ubi)quinol oxidase subunit III: MSDHAGAFSGGIAGRARRGPDRAGRGGHGHDLLSATGHGQGGPASKFVTVAYGFWIFLLSDIIIFSAFFAAYAVLSKATAGGPTGKDLFELTRVAVQTGLLLTSSFTGGLATLAAHRRSMAATQSWLLVTGLLGVAFLFLEVQEFAAMVGEQAGPSRSAFLSAFFALVGCHGTHVGLGLLWLGTMMAQLWVKGFRADFLRRLHCFGLFWHALDIIWVAIFTLVYLLGASP; the protein is encoded by the coding sequence ATGAGCGATCACGCGGGCGCCTTCTCCGGCGGCATCGCCGGCCGCGCGAGGCGCGGGCCGGACCGGGCCGGCCGCGGCGGGCACGGGCACGACCTGCTTTCGGCGACGGGGCACGGCCAGGGTGGCCCGGCTTCCAAGTTCGTGACGGTGGCCTACGGCTTCTGGATCTTTCTTCTCTCCGACATCATCATCTTCTCGGCGTTCTTCGCCGCCTACGCGGTGTTGTCGAAGGCTACGGCCGGCGGGCCGACGGGAAAGGACCTGTTCGAGCTGACGCGGGTCGCGGTGCAGACCGGACTTCTGCTGACATCGAGCTTCACCGGCGGCCTCGCAACACTGGCGGCCCATCGCAGATCGATGGCCGCCACCCAGTCCTGGCTCCTCGTCACCGGCCTGCTCGGCGTTGCCTTCCTGTTCCTGGAGGTGCAAGAGTTCGCGGCCATGGTCGGCGAGCAGGCCGGTCCCTCGCGCAGCGCGTTCCTGTCCGCCTTCTTTGCCCTTGTCGGCTGCCATGGGACGCATGTCGGACTGGGCCTGCTCTGGCTCGGCACCATGATGGCCCAGCTCTGGGTGAAAGGCTTCCGGGCCGACTTTCTGCGCCGGCTTCACTGCTTCGGCCTGTTCTGGCACGCGCTGGACATCATCTGGGTCGCCATCTTCACCCTGGTCTATCTGCTGGGAGCGTCGCCATGA
- the cyoB gene encoding cytochrome o ubiquinol oxidase subunit I, which translates to MLGKLDWSAIPFDQPIPLGAALIVFLAAVAVLIWITAKGYWPYLWHEWITSVDHKRIGVMYIVLAALMLLRGFIDAIMMRTQQVLAIHGPGYLPPEHYDQIFSAHGTIMIFFAAMPFVIGLMNFVVPLQLGIRDVAFPTLNSVSFWLTATGALLVNISLVIGEFARTGWLPYAPLSETTYSPGVGVDYYLWSIQISGVGTLLTGVNLVTTILKMRAPGMGYLRMPMFCWTSLASNLLIVAAFPVLTATLAMLTLDRYLGFHFFTNEAGGNQMMFVNLIWAWGHPEVYILVLPAFGIYSEIFSTFSSKPLFGYRSMVAATLFICIVSFMVWLHHFFTMGAGADVNAAFGIATSVIAVGTGVKIYNWLFTMYGGRVRFDTPMLWALGFVTTFIIGGMTGVLLAVPPADFMLHNSLFLVAHFHNVIISGVLFAAFAGFTYWFPKAFGFRLHEGWGKAAFWFTLAGYVLVFVPLYIVGLLGMTRRLQHINMDLWTPWLMVAALGIAVMIVGAACQVAQLIVSIRHRDAMRDETGDPWDGRSLEWSTSSPPPVFNYAHLPHVEDEEPYWSIKQRAVEEQSAQAEEEGYAPIEMPRNSPTGFVTAFFATLIGFALIWHIWWLAIVGFIGAYATFVVFAWRDHSDYEISADEVERIDRDGRAAQLAWMRKRERVA; encoded by the coding sequence ATGCTCGGAAAGCTCGACTGGTCGGCCATTCCCTTCGATCAGCCCATCCCGCTCGGCGCGGCGCTGATCGTCTTCCTGGCGGCCGTCGCGGTGCTGATCTGGATCACTGCAAAGGGATACTGGCCGTATCTGTGGCACGAATGGATTACCTCGGTCGACCACAAGCGCATCGGCGTGATGTACATCGTCCTGGCGGCGCTGATGCTTCTGCGCGGCTTCATCGACGCCATCATGATGCGCACCCAGCAGGTGCTGGCCATCCATGGGCCGGGCTACCTGCCGCCGGAGCATTACGACCAGATCTTCTCGGCCCACGGCACGATCATGATCTTCTTCGCCGCGATGCCCTTCGTCATCGGGCTGATGAATTTCGTCGTGCCGCTGCAGCTCGGCATCCGCGACGTCGCGTTCCCGACGCTGAATTCCGTCAGCTTCTGGCTGACGGCAACGGGGGCGCTGCTGGTCAACATCTCGCTGGTCATCGGCGAGTTCGCGCGCACCGGCTGGCTGCCCTACGCGCCGCTGTCGGAGACGACCTATTCGCCTGGCGTCGGCGTCGACTATTACCTGTGGTCGATCCAGATCTCCGGTGTCGGCACGCTGCTGACCGGCGTCAACCTGGTGACGACCATCCTCAAGATGCGTGCCCCGGGCATGGGGTATCTGCGCATGCCCATGTTCTGCTGGACCTCGCTCGCCTCCAACCTGCTCATCGTCGCGGCGTTTCCGGTCCTAACGGCGACGCTCGCGATGCTCACGCTCGACCGCTATCTCGGCTTCCACTTCTTCACGAACGAAGCCGGCGGCAACCAGATGATGTTCGTGAACCTCATCTGGGCGTGGGGGCACCCGGAGGTCTACATCCTGGTGCTGCCGGCCTTCGGGATCTACTCCGAGATCTTCTCGACCTTCTCCTCGAAGCCGCTGTTCGGCTACCGTTCGATGGTCGCGGCGACGTTGTTCATCTGCATCGTGTCCTTCATGGTCTGGCTGCACCACTTCTTCACCATGGGCGCCGGCGCCGACGTCAACGCGGCCTTCGGCATCGCCACCTCGGTCATCGCCGTCGGCACCGGGGTCAAGATCTACAACTGGCTGTTCACCATGTATGGCGGGCGGGTCCGCTTCGACACTCCGATGCTGTGGGCGCTGGGTTTCGTGACCACCTTCATCATCGGCGGCATGACCGGCGTGCTGCTCGCCGTCCCGCCGGCCGACTTCATGCTGCACAATTCGCTCTTCCTGGTGGCGCATTTCCACAATGTGATCATCTCGGGCGTGCTGTTTGCCGCCTTCGCCGGTTTCACCTACTGGTTCCCGAAAGCTTTCGGCTTCCGTCTGCACGAAGGCTGGGGCAAGGCCGCGTTCTGGTTCACGCTTGCCGGCTACGTGCTGGTCTTCGTGCCCCTCTACATCGTCGGCCTGCTCGGCATGACGCGCCGCCTGCAGCATATCAACATGGACCTGTGGACGCCGTGGCTGATGGTGGCGGCCCTCGGCATTGCGGTGATGATCGTCGGCGCCGCGTGCCAGGTCGCGCAGTTGATCGTCTCGATCCGCCATCGCGACGCGATGCGCGACGAGACGGGCGACCCGTGGGACGGGCGCTCGCTGGAATGGTCGACATCCTCTCCGCCGCCCGTCTTCAACTACGCGCATCTGCCGCATGTCGAGGATGAAGAGCCCTACTGGAGCATCAAGCAGAGGGCCGTCGAGGAGCAAAGCGCGCAAGCCGAAGAGGAAGGCTATGCGCCGATCGAGATGCCGCGCAACAGCCCGACCGGGTTCGTCACCGCCTTCTTCGCCACGCTCATCGGCTTCGCGCTGATCTGGCATATCTGGTGGCTGGCGATCGTCGGCTTCATCGGCGCCTACGCCACCTTCGTCGTCTTCGCCTGGCGCGACCATAGCGACTACGAGATTTCAGCCGACGAGGTCGAGCGCATCGACCGCGACGGCAGGGCCGCGCAGCTCGCCTGGATGCGCAAGCGGGAGCGCGTGGCATGA